The Euphorbia lathyris chromosome 8, ddEupLath1.1, whole genome shotgun sequence genome has a window encoding:
- the LOC136202512 gene encoding tetraspanin-8-like, protein MMFRISNNLVGILNFLTFLLSIPIVGGGIWLRNHGSSECEKFLDTPVIILGVFLMVVSLAGLVGACCRVSWLLWFYLLVMFLLIVVLFCFTIFAFVVTNKGAGEVLSGRGYKEYKLGDYSNWLQKRVTNTKNWNKVKSCLIDGKVCSEFSTKYANITVTQLYKENLNALQSGCCKPADECAFTYVNPTTWTAPAAPKSTNPDCTVWGNDPTTLCFNCDSCKAGLLDNIRNDWKKVAVINIIVLVFLIIVYSVGCCAFRNNRRDNSAYFSGWKQQA, encoded by the exons atgatgtttcgTATCAGTAACAATTTGGTTGGAATTCTCAACTTCCTCACCTTCCTTTTGTCTATTCCGATCGTCGGCGGTGGGATCTGGCTCCGGAATCATGGTTCATCGGAATGTGAGAAGTTTCTCGACACGCCGGTTATTATATTGGGCGTTTTCCTTATGGTTGTTTCTCTCGCTGGCCTCGTCGGCGCGTGTTGCCGCGTGTCGTGGTTGCTCTGGTTTTACCTGCTTGTTATGTTCTTATTGATTGTTGTGCTCTTCTGTTTCACGATTTTCGCTTTCGTAGTGACGAATAAAGGGGCTGGAGAGGTGCTCTCTGGAAGGGGATACAAGGAGTATAAATTGGGAGATTATTCCAACTGGTTGCAGAAGAGAGTCACTAATACTAAGAATTGGAACAAGGTTAAGAGTTGTTTGATTGATGGTAAAGTGTGCTCTGAGTTTAGTACGAAATATGCGAATATTACTGTCACGCAATTGTATAAGGAGAACTTGAATGCACTTCAG TCTGGTTGCTGTAAACCAGCAGATGAATGTGCCTTTACTTATGTGAACCCAACAACTTGGACCGCACCAGCAGCTCCAAAATCTACAAATCCAGACTGTACTGTCTGGGGCAATGATCCAACTACTCTATGCTTTAACTGTGATTCATGCAAAGCTGGACTTCTAGACAACATCAGGAATGACTGGAAGAAAGTTGCTGTAATCAACATTATAGTCCTAGTTTTCCTCATCATAGTCTACTCAGTGGGATGCTGTGCTTTTAGGAACAACAGAAGGGATAACAGTGCTTATTTTTCCGGATGGAAACAGCAGGCTTAA